A part of Capsicum annuum cultivar UCD-10X-F1 chromosome 6, UCD10Xv1.1, whole genome shotgun sequence genomic DNA contains:
- the LOC107855623 gene encoding factor of DNA methylation 4: protein MSSEEETDISESEMEDYADTWYQKLKEGYGKEKISGKVYQCPFCPGKKKQAYSFNDLVQHSSGVSKASSRKVNDKGKHLGLTKYLNNDLLRKDSFPMETELQPIHHENDADQKYAFPWMGIVANLPTEWKDGRYVGKSGSGLRDDLTSKGFNPLRVHPLWNCRGHSGKAVVEFDNDWTGFANAIKFQKSYESQHQGKKDYLVSQDKGDKLYGWIAKTDDYNSSDIIGDYLRKTGDLKSISEVESEEKRKTDSLVSNLSNTIEAKRRSLKEIESKCNETSMSLKNVMRQRDAMVQEYNEDLQRMAKNAHGQLEKMFKEQEKSKSYFEARRKALELREKELVEREALNDSQREELHLLKQMNERAAMEQKKFDESVLILAEEHKKAKETLRQKNMELQKKLDLKQALELEIERLTGAMQVTKHMGDGQDVKKKLDEIDESVKEKKEELEGLEALNQALVVKEQKTAVELNDARKELSDGMKENTSRALIIVKRMGDLEDLWNNKLGRKASLKEGITYLLQQLKASKAKKR, encoded by the exons ATGTCATCTGAAGAAGAAACAGATATTAGTGAATCAGAGATGGAAGACTATGCTGATACATGGTATCAGAAATTAAAGGAGGGCTATGGAAAGGAAAAGATTTCTGGTAAAGTTTACCAGTGTCCATTCTGTCCTGGAAAAAAGAAGCAGGCCTACAGTTTCAATGACCTTGTCCAACATTCTTCAGGAGTGAGCAAGGCTAGCTCACGGAAAGTGAACGATAAAGGGAAGCATTTAGGTCTTACAAAGTATTTGAACAATGATCTGCTAAGGAAAGATTCCTTTCCAATGGAAACTGAATTACAACCAATACATCATGAGAATGATGCTGATCAGAAATATGCATTTCCTTGGATGGGAATTGTAGCAAATCTTCCCACTGAGTGGAAGGACGGGCGTTATGTGGGAAAAAGTGGCTCAGGGCTCAGGGATGACTTGACAAGCAAAGGGTTCAATCCACTACGGGTACATCCATTGTGGAACTGTAGAGGTCATTCAGGAAAAGCCGTGGTCGAATTTGATAATGATTGGACTGGTTTTGCTAATGCAATTAAGTTTCAGAAGAGCTATGAATCACAACATCAAGGAAAGAAGGACTATCTAGTTTCTCAAGATAAGGGAGATAAATTATATGGTTGGATTGCAAAGACTGATGATTATAACTCATCAGATATAATTGGTGACTATCTGCGGAAAACAGGCGATCTAAAATCCATCTCTGAGGTTGAGTCAGAAGAGAAGCGCAAAACTGACTCGCTTGTCTCTAATCTGTCTAATACAATCGAGGCCAAACGTAGGAGCCTCAAGGAGATAGAAAGCAAATGCAATGAAACTTCCATGTCCCTAAAGAATGTGATGAGGCAAAGAGATGCAATGGTCCAAGAGTATAATGAAG ACCTACAAAGGATGGCGAAGAATGCTCATGGTCAACTTGAAAAGATGTTCAAGGAACAAGAGAAAAGTAAATCGTATTTTGAAGCAAGACGCAAAGCTCTTGAGTTGCGTGAAAAGGAGTTGGTGGAAAGAGAGGCGCTCAATGATAGTCAGAGAGAAGAGcttcatctgttgaaacaaatg AATGAGAGAGCAGCAATGGAGCAAAAGAAGTTTGATGAAAGTGTCTTGATTTTGGCGGAAGAACACAAG AAAGCGAAAGAAACTCTCCGACAGAAGAACATGGAGCTGCAAAAGAAACTCGACTTAAAGCAAGCGCTAGAGCTGGAGATAGAACGTCTCACAGGGGCTATGCAAGTAACAAAACACATGGGAGATGGCCAGGATGTGAAGAAAAAATTGGACGAGATTGACGAGAGcgtaaaggagaaaaaagaagaacTAGAAGGTCTTGAAGCTTTGAATCAAGCTTTAGTTGTCAAAGAGCAGAAGACAGCTGTTGAGTTAAATGATGCCAGGAAGGAGTTGAGTGAT GGAATGAAGGAAAACACTTCTCGAGCTTTGATCATTGTCAAGAGAATGGGAGATCTTGAAGATTTGTGGAACAATAAGCTAGGAAGGAAAGCTTCTCTCAAGGAAGGCATAACATATCTTCTCCAGCAGTTGAAGGCCAGTAAAGCGAAGAAGCGTTAG